TGACTCCTGTGGATAGCATCCAGCCTTGGATTGACGAGTGCATGAATGCCCTGGAGTATGCCAACGGTCCTGTTACCTCTAAATATGGTGCGCTGCGTGCCAAGAACGGTCATCCAGAACCATACAATATCGAATATCTGGAGATTGGCAATGAGAACAACCAGCCGGATCCTGCGGCTCAGAGCGACCATTACTACGAGCGCTTCAAGAAGTTCAAGGATGCTGTATTGGCGAAATATCCTAAGATGCACCTCATCGGTAACGTAGTGGCTTGGGGCGATGACAATCCTAAGTGGGAAAGCAACGAAAGCGTAGAACTCCTCGACGAGCACTACTACAGAAACCCAGCCTGGTTTGCAGAGAACTTCAACAAGTATGATAACTACGACCGTAAGGGCAGCGAGATTTATGTAGGTGAATATGCCGTAACCCAGGGCTTCGGCAATATGGGTTCGCTCGATGCAGCTCTCGGTGAGGCTGTCTATATGATGGGCATCGAGAACAACTCTGACATCGTGACCATGGCATCCTACGCTCCTATCTTCGCCAACCTCAACAACCGTATGTGGGCACCGGATATGATTCAATATACCTCTGATAAGGTATTCGGAACTCCATCCTACTACGTTCAGAACGTAATGGCGAACAACATCGGTACCCGTGTATTGAAGGTGAACCAGGAGAATCCATACAAGTATGATCAGGCTCGTGTAAAGCCAGCCATCTGCCGTGTGGGTATGGGAACATGGGGTACTCAGGTTTCTTTCGAAGACAAGGGCTACAGCGATGAGAACGGAAAGGCACTGCCAATGACGCTTCAGGAATTGCCTACCGATATCCGCGGTCAGTGGAAGACAGAAGGCAGCATCATCAAGCAGACCAGCAACGAAGAGAGCTGCATCCGTCTGAACCCAGGCGAGATTACCAGCAATGGCTATATATATAAGGTACGCGCGAAGAAGGATGCCGGAAACGAGGGTTTCCTCATCATCTTCAACTATGTAGATAAGAACAACTACTGCTGGTTGAACCTTGGCGGCTGGAACAATACCCAACACGGCGTGGAGTCTATCGTGAATGGTGCCAAGAGCCAGATTGCTACCTGCCCAGGCAAAATTGAAACCGGCAAGTGGTACGATATCGAGCTGAAGGTAGTAGGCGACAGCATCTTCGCCAAGTTGGATGGCAAGGAGGTATTCGCTACCAAGTTGAAGGCAAACACCCTTCCTGGCATCTTCTCAACAGCAACGCTTGATGAGAAGACTGGCGAGGTAATCCTTAAGATTGCCAACACCAGTACCGAGCACACCACAGCGAAGATCAATCTTCAGGGCAAGGAAATCAAGAATGGTAAGCTCATCCGTCTTTCTGCCAAGAACGGTCTAGAGGAGAACACCATCGACAATCCTACCAACATCTATCCTGTAGAAAACTATGTAACTACAGAGAAGAATGGTGCTACGGTAGAGATTCCAGCCAGCTCTCTGAACATCATCCGTTTGAAGTAAAAAACAAGCTACATCCAGGGCATCAGCCCTGGATATACCCAATATATTGATACATTCTTTGAATAGTTGATAAGATAGTTAGTTAGAAAAGAAGAAGGCGGCAATCTGCGTGATGCAGATTGCCGTCTCGTTTTTTATCTATTGACAAAAAAAATAATAAAAGCCTATATTGGCTCAAATCTGAATATAGGTTTCTTTATCATTTCGGGTTGAAGATACATTAACATATAGATAGGGTAATAGAGAATCTTGTCTACAACCTGCACATTGCCATTAGAGAAAACTATGGCACGAGGAATAGCGTACTCCTCATTGTTCATCACATTAGAGAGTGCATTATGACGTTTATAATCCTTGCCCGACTTGATTTCTATCGGCAAGACCTTACCTCTGTCTTCTATAACAAAGTCCAGTTCCCCCTGCTTCTTATTATTGAAATAATAAAGATTATAACCGTGAGCACGTAATTCTTGCGCTGCAAAATTCTCATAAATGGCTCCATTGTTGATTTCTGTTGTACCCGTAAGTAAATCGATTGCTATATTGGCCGCATACTGGCTTGCCAACAACCCCACATCGTTCATGAACAACTTAAATAAATTGCGCTGTTCACCAAGTTTTAAAGGCAAGCGAGGTTCTTCTACATTATAAGTAGGGAGCGCCACACCAGCATCGGCTAGCCATAAGAAAGAATTTCTGTAACGCTCAAATTTTGCCTTTTCATTTAATGCCTTCAAAATAAAACGCTTGTTCTTGGCATTCAGTTCTGAAGGTATCAAGTCGAATATATCTTTGATATACAGCTTGTTCTTTGGGTCATACTTGGCTATATCCTTTCCGTAGAGGTGCATGATTTCTCGTTGTGCCTCACGCACTATCTGTAAATTATTCGTATTAATATACTTTTGGACAGCCTCAGGCATTCCTCCGACAATGAGATAAAGATGAATGAGATCATTCAGCTTATTATGCACAACCTCATCCACCACCTTGCATTGCTCATAGCACTCCTTGACATGAGCCATTACTCCAGTACTCATCCCTACAGCCTCTGCAAATTCCTCAAAATCGAGAGGAAACATCTCTTTTTCTGCCATATAACCAACAGGTACGCTACGGATGTCCTTCAACTCTACCCCTAACAACGAGCCACTCATTACATAGCGATAGCTACCCTCTTCTACTAGGAATTTGATGGCAGTAACCATCTCCGGACATTCCTGCACCTCATCAAAGAAAACAAGAGTATTGCCTGGAGTAAGTTTCTTCTCTGCCAAGGCAGAAAGGCGCAGGAGGATTTCCTTAGCATCAGAAGGAGACTTAAAAGCCTCTCTATACTTAGGATTATTGAGAAAATTGAACTCCACTACATCCGCAAAGCATTCCTTTCCAACCTTCCGGATAGCGAAGGTTTTACCTACCTGGCGAGCGCCTGAAACGAGAAGAGCTTTTTTCTCCATTTCGAAGAAATTGCGTAAATAGCTGTATATCTTTCTGTTAAGCATATCTATATTACTTTTTCTTACCATAATTTATAGGCTTTACGGAACTTTTCCAACCTATTTTAGACCAGAAAAAGGAGCTTTTCCAACCCTTTTTGGGGTATTTTCTGCCACTTTTCCAACTTCTAGCCGCTGCAAAGATACCATTTTTTTCCGAAACTCCTCTATTTAAACAAGAATATTTTCTCTATTTTCTCTTCCCCATTTCCACAACCCAATCATATACCGGTCGTATCTTGATGTCAAGACCTTTTTCAGTAACTTGACTGTACTCATGGTCTGTGAGCAGCAGGTCGGTGCATTGCGTCTTGCGATGAGCCAGAAGTAATCCTTCAATCTCCCGTTTTCAAGTCTTGGATGAAAAGATAAGAAAAAATAATGAAGAATGCCTTATTTTACATGTTTTTAACTCATCAGTTCACCTTTATTACGGGTATCACCAAGTTTCCTCAGTCTAGCATATTCAGCGGACTCAACAACCTCGACAATATAAGCATGTTCAACCTGTATTCGGCTATCTGCGGTATCAGCAAGACCGAGCTGACCACACAGATGAAACCGGATATTGAGGCTTTGGCACAGATAGACGAAAAAGGCTATATGCTGCCATATCATTCTGAGGGTAAGCGACTGGTAAAAGTGGGCATCAGCTTTGACAGCACCCAGCGAACCATCAGCGAATGGAAGATCAAGGAAGAATAAAGAAAAAATCCGAAACAGAAGCTTACCAAGTTATCTGTTTCGGATTTTTTTGATACTGATTTCATTTGGATGAGCCGAGTACTTCGAGCCTACTTGATTTGTAAAAAAAACTAAGTCATAGTTTTCTCCCCCCACAACTCATGGTTTCTTTCATCATAACTCATAGGTTTCTTCCCAGCATCTCATAGGTTTCGGCATCATAACCTATAGTTTTCAAGCCAAAAAGGGCTAAAAAAAACAAACGGACAAATTGAATTTGTCCGTATCCTTATAAATCACTCATTTTTAATAACTTACAAGCCGCCGGACAAAAGAGCCGGACAAATTCAATTTGTCCGTGTTTTTTAACAGTAAAATAATCTACCAATTTATTTTTAGAATCTTGTCAAATACCTTATGCATATATAGGAAATAGCGAAAGAAAATAGCGTTTATTTCGCTACGAAACCAATTTTTTGCCGTTCGTAGCGGAATAAACGCTATTTTAACTCAGTTTTAACATTTCAGCAGTATACTTCTTGAAAAGCTTACAAACGTAAGATTGAAGCAACATACCAAAAAGATATTTTACAAATGCTTTTTATTCCAACGTCAGCCACCCATCTTTCGTCCAGTTGATTTTCTTCTGAACCAGGATGCTGGCGCCATTCTTGGCGATACTGTAACCATGGCAGAAGAAGAAATCACCATCAGGGAAGGAGTAGGCTGAACAATGGCCCATCGCCTCATATTCCTTCTTGTCACCTTCCAGCAGCAGGGTACCACCACCCTCTCGCATATCCTTACCCGTCTTGTCCAGATAAGGACCGAAAACCTTCTTGCTTCTGCCTACGGCAACACGATAAGTACTCTTCATCCCCTGGCAGCAGTAATCCCAACTGACGAAGAGATAGTAATAATCACCATGCTTCATGATGAAAGGAGCCTCGATGGCATTGGTGCCGGCAAACTTGGAGGTAGGATTCGGTTCTGCAGAAGTATCGCCCACGGCATGACGACGGGCGATGGTCTGAGGCTTGGCGCCATTCTTGACATGCATCGTCTTCTTATCCAGCTTGATCATCTGGATACCATCCCAGAAAGAGCCCCAGGTAAGCCAAGGGGTTCCCTTCTCATCAACAATGAAATTCGGATCGATGGCATTCCAGTTGTCTCTATCACCCTTAGAGGCGACGAGGCAGCCCTCATCCTTCCATCCATCCTTATCAGATAAGGAAGTATTGCTCAGCAAGCCGATGGCAGAAGTATTCTTGCCAAAGGTAGAACAGGAATAAGCCAGATACCACTTGTTCTTGAAGCGGATAACATCCGGAGCCCAGATATGCGTGGTAAAACCCGGTACACTATCATGCGTCCATGCCGGAATCTCGCTGTTCTTGAGCACGCCCTGAGGAACGATGGTCCAATGCTTGCGGTCGGTGGAAGTCATCTGCGTGATGCCATGACCTGTGCAGTAGAGATAGTACTTGCCATTCTCATACGCCATTACGGGGTCGTGGACAAAAGGAGTATCTACCACGATCGGTTCCTGCGGAGCATTCTGTGCCATCACCTGGCAACCTCCTTTAACAACAGGAGCAGCAATCATCATTGCTGCTCCCAATAGTATTTTAGAAATATGCATCTTCATATAATTACACCTTATTATATATATAAGAGAATTACTTGTTCACAAATTTCTTTCCGTTCACAATCACTACACCCTTGTAGCTCTTGTCTACCTGCTGACCGGAGAGGTTGAACCACTTGCCATCATTCTTCTTCTGGATGATGATAGGGTTCGAGATGCCTGTAGAAAGGCTTGAGCCGTCGATGTAAGACTTCTCGTTCACGAAGAAGAGAACAATCTTAGATGGCTTAGCCGTCAATGTGGTGGTATAGGTATAATGATATACCTTGTTGGTTGTAGTCGTGATGGTAGATTCCATCTTGAATACGCCTGCAGCAGTCAAGCTAACTGTCATATCAACCAAAGAGCCATTCATATCCTTTATGAATACATTCATTTCGTCGCTCGTATCAAAATCGTGGGTGAATCCGGAAGCATTATAGCTTCCACCCCATCCGAAGAAATCATTTCTGATAACGAAGTACTCCTTATCTGCTCCATAGCCAGCATCTTCGCGCTTTATCTGGGTAGCCGCCAAGCACCAGTTGTTCCATGCCGCAGACATATCACTATAGTTATAGAACTTGAACTGCATCTTCTTGCCTGCCTGCAACTCGTAGTAAGGAGAGAAGTTGAGCCACCATCCTGAAGTAGTATTCTTTACAGAAGATTCCGGATAGTAAACCGGAGTCGTTTCCTCAGCCTCAGCATCGATGTTCAGGGTATAATCCTTAGTATATTCATAACCATCCTTGCTAATAGTCATGGTCAGAGTAACCTTACCCTTGCCTTTTACTACGCCCTCATCGGTCAGAATAGAAGGATTACTTGACTTCCATGAAATGGTAGCACCGAGATGCCCCTCTGTTGGGAGTTTTGGCATAGAATTCAAAGTAGCACCATCTGCGAAAAGAACGCTGGTCTTATCCAATGTATATTTGATAGCCGCCTTGGCATCAGCCTTGCTTCCCCAGATACTCAAACCGCGAGTCTGCAAACTGGCACCACCCGATGTAGCCAAACCGTCAGAAGAACTGAGAGCTGTAAAGCAAAGAGCCTTGATATTGGTATAATCGATGGTCTGCTCAGTAAGCACACCCTTAAACTTCACCTCTGCATTGGCTGTAGCAACACCCTTCAAGGTAAGATTGATGTAGCTTGTTCCGCTCACCAGTTCCCATTTACCGGTATACTCACCCGAGATAGAACCATCTGCATTGAGATGGATGGTAACAGGCTTCTCATAATCCATTGCCGCCGTATTCTGACGGTAAGGATGAGCTATGATCTGATAATCACCCTCTACCTTTGTTGCATCATAGAGCTGCTGGGTAGCAATATCCTTATCGGTATAAGTCTCGCCGCTAAACTCGTAAGGTGCAGCAACCAACCAGCCGTCCTGGTTTACGAAGAGCTGATGCACGCGAACCTCATGCCCCTCTGTGCCATTATTGAAACGGGTATGGTAAACGATGAGTGCTCGTCCCTTATGGTCTACAATGGCTGAATTATGTCCCTGAGCCAGTTCAGCATTAGGCATGGTTTCCCACTGGTAGTTACCGAAGAGTTTCACACCCTCGTCGCGCTTGGCATCACCACCGAAGTTGAGGATATACTTGCCATACATGGCATCAATGCCCGTAGAGGTCAGACAGTCCTTATAAGGTCCGTCAGGTTTCTCAGAGCGGAAAACACGAATCTGATAGCCACCGGCAGCCGTCAAACCGCCATAACTCATAAAGAGATAATAGTACTTACCTACCTTCTGGATATAGCTTGCCTCGCCGGAAACATAATATCCACCGGCAATCTTCTTACCGAAGTAAGGGTCAGAAGTGCAAGCCTGATTGTAGGAGCCAGGAGTTGCATCCTTGCCGTTAATCTGATAAGGGAAAGTATAAGTATAATCGCGAAGGCCATTCTCCTTATCTAATCTAATCATATAGATACCACCCGACCAGGAGCCATAGCTCATCCAGAGATTATCGTCATCATCATAGAACACGCATGGGTCGATGCAGTTTGGCCAGTATTCTCCCCAGTGAGCACCATAAGCATCGCCTGGAGTAGCATAGCGGGCAGGAAGCGAAGTGCATCCTGTAGCAATCGCCAAATCGGTATTCTTCCAATCATCAGCTGTAGCATAGCCATTATGACCGAACTTACCAGAAAAACCGCCACAGATAACAGGCCCTTGATATATCCATGGACCTTCCAAATCATCGGAAGTAAAACATACGATAGTAGAGCACCAATAATCACCATTCAGACTCATGTACATACACCATTTCTTCATGGTCTTGTTGTAGATGACATCAGGAGCCCACTGCATTCCGGCTACGGTATTGGCTGTGTTAGTCCAGTTGCCATTCACGTTGATAGGTCCTTTATACTGCCATCCATGAGCATCGAAGTTACCGAAAGCAACCTCCTCGCCCTTATAGTTCTTCACCTTTTTGATGACGTGAGTGGTGTAAGCATCTTTAAAATTAATCAGTTTTCCATCCACATCAGCAAAAAGACTGTTGCTGGTTCCGGTATTCTCCTCACCCGTTTTGAAGGTGTTCCATATCTGATAGTTGCCCGTAGCATAAGTCTTGGCTCTGCCGAGATGCGAACCATAGATATAATATTTAGGATTGGTCGTGGAGCCCGTTACATCCATCACGATAGAAGGGTCATGCACCGCGATGCGCCCTGTTATCGTTTGGGTAGCGTATGCATTAGCCAGATCATTATCGCCGACAGGCGTCTGAGCCATAACTCCGTTCATCGCCATCAGACTCATGATAGAAAATAATAACTTCTTCATACGATTTCAAGTTTAAGATATGATTTTTTAAAACCAAGGAAGGTCTATGGTGTTTTCGCCATAGACCTCACCTAAAATATATAATGTATATTGACAAAGATTACTTACCGGTTGTTTCACCCTCAGTAGTCTCGCCACCTTCAGTGGTGTCGTCCTTCTTAGGAGCATCAGAGAGTTCCCAACCTGCATTCTGTCCTAAGTTAGGATTCTTCTTGTAAGTGTCATCAGGCACTGGGAAGTAATAATTCTTAGGAATAGAGAACGCACGAGTAGGATGGGTATTATCGTTGCGATAAGTATATACCTGGCTCTCATTAGGAGTTACAACAACGCTATAGATGTTGTAAACCTGCTTGTAGCGTGGCTCACTCTTCTCTGTAGCAGCACTCTTGCCATCAAACAATTTCCAGCGGCGCTCATCGAAGAAACGGTGATCCTCGAAAGCCAACTCGATGCGGCGCTCATTGCGGATACGCTCACGAAGCTGCTCCTTGGTCATACCCTTGTAAGCAGGCATACCCACACGGGCACGAACCTGGTTCACATAGTCGTAGGCAGCATCAGGACCCTTTGCCTCGTTCAATGCCTCTGCTGCATTAAGCAGAATCTCCGCATAGCGGAAGATAGGGCAAGCGGTAACGAATGTGGTAGGGTTCTTGAAGCTCATATTGTGAACGAACTTCTTAGAGTAGTAACCGGTAGTGGTACCACCATGAAGATCCTGGTAGTCTTTGCCACCTACAGATACATCCACGGCACGCTCCTCGTCCTGACTCTTGTCACCCCAGATACTTCCCTGGTGGAAGATGGTCTGCTCCAGACGTGGGTCACGGTTCTTGTATGGATCCTGGTCGTTGTAAGAAGGATCCTGGTCGATAGGAAGACCATTGATGGTCTCGTAAGAATCAACCAGATTCTGTGTAGGGTTTACACGACCGGTAGAGTTCACGTTACCAGAAAAACCACAAGGAGTATTGAACATCTCAATCTCACGGGTATTCCACTCACTACGGCTGAGGATGTACTCAGGATTCAGGTGAGGGGTACTGGTGAAGCACTCATAATAGTTCTTGTTAGGATTGTTATCGTCTGTTGTGTAAAGACGGTAAGGGTTGGCAGAACTCTTGTTGGCATTGATGAAAGCGAGGGCTGCATCAGCAGCTTCCTGCCACCAGGTAACATCATTTGTAGGATTGTTCAGTGCAGAAGCACGATAGAGCAATGCTCTTGACTTCAATGCATAGACAGCAGCACCATTGATACGTCCCCAGTTCTCATTTTCATTGCTGTAACGGAATGGGAGTGCACCACTCTTGATGATGGCATCGCATTCATCAGCTACCCATTTCAATGCTTCAGGAGCTGGAGTACGGGTGATAGAAGCAGCCTCTGCATTATCCAACACATGATCCTCGATAGGCACTGCACCGAAATAGCCAATCATATCGAAATGAAGGATGGCACGAATGAAACGCGCCTCTGCCTTGTAACGATCGCAGAGTTTGTTGTCGTCACCGCTCTTCTCTGCATTTCCGATGACACTCTCACGTGCCTTTGAAATGAAGTCGTTGCAGACACGGATGCCCTTCAGATCGTTGCTCCAATAATTCTCAGCAAACCAGTGGTTCTTGGCATCATATGAATCGTTCAACACACTGTGATAGTAATGCACATTCCAGTAAGAGATGGCATTATCGGTCATACAGTCACGAGAAGCAGCACGGAACTGACCATCGGTATATCCCGCAAAGGCATCAGGCAAATAGGTATAGGCATTTGCCAAGACACCACGGGTACGGTCGTAGTTGCTGTAGATGTTCTCGTCAGTATAAGTCAAGTCGACTTCCTTATCGAGGATGTCGCTGCAGGAGGTCATACCTCCTACAGCCAGCATCGCCAATGATATATTAACTAATATCTTTTTCATATTCGTTTTTGATAAAATTGATTAGAAACCAATGTTAATACCAAATGTAAATGACTTTGTCTTTGGATACCACCAGCAGTAGCTCAATGGCTTCTCTGGGTCTACATCATCTGGCAGACTGCTGAAGGTGGCAATATTGTAAGCGCTGAAGTAAACGCGGCACTTAGTCATCCACAACTTAGAAATCAACTTAGATGGCAAAGAGTAACCTACCTCAATATTACGGATAGACCAGAAGTTACCATTACGTACCCAGATGTTGTTCTGGTAAGAACCTGTAGCACGGTCGGAATCAACTGCATCAAATCCATTATATACAGGACGTGGATAAGTAGCATTCACGTTGCGAGGATCAGAAGGATCATCAGTATAGTAACCCCAAGTCTTTGTTACCTCATGGGTACCCATGTTACTCCAACCACTGTAGCTGATAGCTGGTGAAAGGAATACTGAGCGACGGAGATAAGCATTCACAATCATGCGGGCATCGAAGCCCTTGTACTCGAAACCGAAGTTGAAGGTTGGAATCATCTCAGGAATGATGGTGTATGAATCTGGTACCATATCCTTTGAGTCGATCACGCGGTCACCATTGATATCCTTGAACACCGCTGTACCCAACTGCTGTGCTCCATTAGAGAAGCTGTTGTATGGATACTTTTCCGGATGAGCCTTAGCATCCTCTGCTGATGTAGCAATCAGGTTAGGATCTGAAGCCCACTGGTCGAACTTATAGATGTTCCATCCACCCACACGGTTGGTACCAGTCTGAGCCTGCTCATAGAGTTCGGCTACCGAAGTATTGTCATAGATTCTATGACCTGCCTTGCGCTGCCACTCTACATCTGGTGCAGTTTCATCGATATCGGTAATCTTGTTGGTATTGAAGGTAAGCTGACCCTCGATAAAGTACTTAAAGTCCTTGCCGATATTGCCACGATGACCGAGAACGAGTTCGTAACCGTGGCTTTCAACCTTACCGTATGAATCCTGTGCTACAGGCACACCAAGTATGGTTTCTGGCACGGTTGAACGGGATACCAGGATGTTAGAACGCCACTCCTTGAAGATATCGAAGCTACCATAGAGTTTGCTGTTCCAGAGGTTCCAGTCAATACCGAGGTTTACCATCTTGGAGATTTCCCACTTACTGTTGGCATTACCGGTCTTGCTCTCAGCATAGCCATTCACAAAAGTTCCATTATAACCGAAACCATAACCGGTAGCTGTACCATAGATACTCTGATATGGGTAACGGCCTGCACCAGTAGATGACTGACCAGCCTCACCATAAGAAGCACGGAGCTTGAGAAGATTGACAAAGCCAAGTTTCTTCATCCAGGATTCCTCAGAGAGTACCCATCCAGCAGATGCACCCCAGAAAGTTCCCCAACGGTCGTCTGGTGAGAAGTTATCACATCCCATACGAGAGAGGTTGACTGAGGCGATATACTTGTTAGCATAGTCGTATGTTCCCTGGAAGTTGTATGCCAGATATCGGTTTGAAGATGCACTCTGCTGGGTTGAGTAATCTGAACCTGCTTCCTCATTACGGTAGTAACGGGCAAAGGCACGGGCATCTACATTGTGCTTACCGAAACTGTTCTTGTAACTTACACCACCAAACAAATTCAGGTTGTAGTAGTAACCACGCTGATTAGCTGATGGGTTGCTCAAAGCTGCCTTGGTTGTATATTTGGTATACTTGAACTGGCTGACATCGGTAACCGCCAGGTTATCGTAGTCGTAGTTCCATGAATCCATCTGAGCAGTCTGTGTTGACTCGAAAGTCTCGTATGCATCGAAGCTGACAGTACCGAACAAGCCTAAGCCCTTCAATACAGGACTCAAATCGTACTTGGCATTCAAGGTAGAATACAAGTTACGGCGGCGGTTCTTCTCCAAACCGGAACCACCCAGGTAACGTACTGGGTTGTTGGCTGTAGATGAAGAATAGATACTTCCGTCAGGGTTATGGGTAGGAGCCATAGGGTTTGCCTCGATTACACCGAAGGTAACGAGGTTGAACACGCCCTCAGTAGGCTGAGAGATGTTATCTATACGTCCACCCAAGTCGAGAGATACATTCAGATACTTGGATACATCGATATCGATGTTGGAACGGAGATTCCAGCGGTTCAGTACGTGCTGAGTGCTGTAACCATCATTCATTTCTGTACCCTCGGTATTCCACATACCCTCCTGGCGCAGATAAGAGAAGCTTACATAGTAGCGGGCACGCTGGTTACCGCCACTAATCTGCAGGTTGGTGCGATACTGCGGTGCAGCTTCACGATACAACTGGTCTGCCCAAGATGTATTGAAGTACTGATACTTGCGGATATCATCGTCAGCAAACTTTCCACCGTTGCATACATACTTGTAGTTGTCGAGCTGATCCTGGGTGTACATCGGATCCATACCGCTCAGATAGCGTACCTGGTTACGGGTCATCGCCATGTTGTAAGAGTTCTGAACCTCCATCTTGTTGGCGAGGGTCTGGAAACCGACTTCCTGAGTGAAATCAATCTTAGTCTTACCGGCATTACCGCGCTTGGTAGTAACCATAATCACACCATTGGCACCACGCATACCATAGATAGAAGAAGCGGCAGCATCCTTCAGTACGGTGATGCTCTCGATAGGATAAGCATCGAGGAAGGAGAGG
This is a stretch of genomic DNA from Segatella hominis. It encodes these proteins:
- a CDS encoding SusC/RagA family TonB-linked outer membrane protein, which produces MNNIQNIYNKVSSSSKVLMLSALLCASSSVLAQEQVLKGRIVNSQGDPIPGAVVNVAEESRIALTDKDGYFTLKKVTPSDEICVSSVGYKNAQEKVTTFDGTYVIKMEDDTDEYEHLAPVPFGEQKKKILTDSRSVVSGEELQKHPVTILQNAFTSTLNGVQTYEWSSEPGWSESFLFIRGIRTTNQSARSPLIIVDNVERDLSFLDAYPIESITVLKDAAASSIYGMRGANGVIMVTTKRGNAGKTKIDFTQEVGFQTLANKMEVQNSYNMAMTRNQVRYLSGMDPMYTQDQLDNYKYVCNGGKFADDDIRKYQYFNTSWADQLYREAAPQYRTNLQISGGNQRARYYVSFSYLRQEGMWNTEGTEMNDGYSTQHVLNRWNLRSNIDIDVSKYLNVSLDLGGRIDNISQPTEGVFNLVTFGVIEANPMAPTHNPDGSIYSSSTANNPVRYLGGSGLEKNRRRNLYSTLNAKYDLSPVLKGLGLFGTVSFDAYETFESTQTAQMDSWNYDYDNLAVTDVSQFKYTKYTTKAALSNPSANQRGYYYNLNLFGGVSYKNSFGKHNVDARAFARYYRNEEAGSDYSTQQSASSNRYLAYNFQGTYDYANKYIASVNLSRMGCDNFSPDDRWGTFWGASAGWVLSEESWMKKLGFVNLLKLRASYGEAGQSSTGAGRYPYQSIYGTATGYGFGYNGTFVNGYAESKTGNANSKWEISKMVNLGIDWNLWNSKLYGSFDIFKEWRSNILVSRSTVPETILGVPVAQDSYGKVESHGYELVLGHRGNIGKDFKYFIEGQLTFNTNKITDIDETAPDVEWQRKAGHRIYDNTSVAELYEQAQTGTNRVGGWNIYKFDQWASDPNLIATSAEDAKAHPEKYPYNSFSNGAQQLGTAVFKDINGDRVIDSKDMVPDSYTIIPEMIPTFNFGFEYKGFDARMIVNAYLRRSVFLSPAISYSGWSNMGTHEVTKTWGYYTDDPSDPRNVNATYPRPVYNGFDAVDSDRATGSYQNNIWVRNGNFWSIRNIEVGYSLPSKLISKLWMTKCRVYFSAYNIATFSSLPDDVDPEKPLSYCWWYPKTKSFTFGINIGF
- a CDS encoding RagB/SusD family nutrient uptake outer membrane protein → MKKILVNISLAMLAVGGMTSCSDILDKEVDLTYTDENIYSNYDRTRGVLANAYTYLPDAFAGYTDGQFRAASRDCMTDNAISYWNVHYYHSVLNDSYDAKNHWFAENYWSNDLKGIRVCNDFISKARESVIGNAEKSGDDNKLCDRYKAEARFIRAILHFDMIGYFGAVPIEDHVLDNAEAASITRTPAPEALKWVADECDAIIKSGALPFRYSNENENWGRINGAAVYALKSRALLYRASALNNPTNDVTWWQEAADAALAFINANKSSANPYRLYTTDDNNPNKNYYECFTSTPHLNPEYILSRSEWNTREIEMFNTPCGFSGNVNSTGRVNPTQNLVDSYETINGLPIDQDPSYNDQDPYKNRDPRLEQTIFHQGSIWGDKSQDEERAVDVSVGGKDYQDLHGGTTTGYYSKKFVHNMSFKNPTTFVTACPIFRYAEILLNAAEALNEAKGPDAAYDYVNQVRARVGMPAYKGMTKEQLRERIRNERRIELAFEDHRFFDERRWKLFDGKSAATEKSEPRYKQVYNIYSVVVTPNESQVYTYRNDNTHPTRAFSIPKNYYFPVPDDTYKKNPNLGQNAGWELSDAPKKDDTTEGGETTEGETTGK